GGATGCCATCGCCGAAGAACTCGAGTGCCCGCTTGCGCGGCAGCAGATGGTCGAGAAAGAAGTGGCCCAGCTCATGCGCCACCGTGAAGCGCTGCTCGGCCGGACCATCATCCCGGTCGAAGAACACGAGCCCCTTTCCCTCCCACGCCACCATGCAGCCGTGCATCTGGCGGTGGTAGCCGACCTCCACGGTGCGGCCCCGCTGGGCCAGCCACTGGCGCACCTTCTCCGAGGACAGGTCCCGCAAGCCCACGGGTCTCACGGGCAGACGCATGGACGCGTCCGCCGCGAGGTCATGGGGAAATACGTCCGGCGGAGGGAGGCCGCTGGCCTCCACCGCCTCCCTCAACCAGGCCGGTTTCATGTGGCAGGCTCGTCCTTCTTGCGCCGGTCGCGCGCGGCGAGCTGGAGCGTCCCGGTGGGATGCAGTCTGGTCTCCACCTCACCGGAGTCCGAGCCCATGATCTCCACCTGCCGCAGCACGTTGACGAGCGCGAAGGGCTCCAGTCCGAACCGGCCGCAGAGCATCTTCACCTGCTCGGCGAACGCGTCACCGGACGGCCTGCGGCACAAGGACAGCATGTTCAGCGTCTGTTCGTCGCAGCCCAGCTCCTCCGCCAGCGCGTCCCGCGAGCAGTCCTCGAGGGACTGGTACGTCGCGAACACCTGACCCAGGAGTCCGTGCTCGGTGGTGCTTCGCTTCGCCGCGTACGTCAGCCAATCAAGAGTCGACATCGGAATCCTCCATGTAGAGGCTTCGCAGCAGCCCCCTCAGACGTTCGGTGTGGCGTCTCACCTGATGCAGCCGCTCACCGGGTGGGAGGTGGGACAACCCCAGGGCCTCCGCCATCTCCTGGGCAGGGACACGGCCCTCGTGGAGGAAGATGACGCGGATGCCGGCGATGTCGCGCTGCGGCAGCCCGGCCTTCCTGATGCGTTCCTCCAGTCGCTCCAGTCTCTGCTGCACCACCGCGAAACCCTCCACGCCATCCTTCGGAGCCGATGGGTGGACTTCGGAAATCGTTCGTGGGTCTTTTTCCCGGCGGGTCCGCGACGTCCTCGACCGGTAGCTGTCATGGGCCCGGCGCCTGGCAATCTGGCTCAGGAAGTTCCAGAGGGTGGAGCGACCCGCGTCAAAGCGTTCGGGGTGCCGGAGGTAGGCGAACACGGCATCCGCGGCCGAGGCGTTGGCGTCGTCATACGTGCACCCCAGATGATTCTTCAGTGACCGGATGAGCGGGTCCATGAACGTGTCGAAGACGTCATAGGAGGCCATCGGGTCACTGCTCATCATCCGTTCGTGAAGGTGTTCCACTTCTTGTCGTGATGGACGAGTCATCCCCCACTCCTCACCGGCATGCGTGCCCCCGCTTCAGGTTGGACTGCGATTCGCCTGAACGTTCGCTACAGCCCTGCTGAGTTCGATTGCGCGATGTCGCTTTTCCAAGCCGGCAGGTTGGCGAGGTCGAGGATCCGTGTCTGTACCTCGGAGGTGGTACTGCCTTTGGGGTCAGGGTCTCGCGTGATCCCCCCGGGGATCGAAAAAGACCCTGGCCTCCGTGCAGGGAGACCAGGGTCCGTTTCATCCCGTTGAGACGTGTTTCAGTGCAGGTCCCCGCCGGCCTTCTTCCACGCATCGATGGCGCGGCGCACCTCCTCCTGGAGGTCCCGGCCAATCCGTGGGTACGCGGTGTCCTCCAGGTTCGCCAATGACACACGGGCCGACCAGGGAGGTCCGTCAATGCCACTGCCGTTGAGCAGCACCACGCCGTGGCGCCGGGCCAGCGTGAAGACGAGTTCCAGCGGGTCGTGGTGGTCCTTGATGAAGCGGACGAAGTCCTCGCCAATGTGCTCGCGGCACCACGCTTCCAGGTCGAGCGTCTGGTAGTAGGCCGTGCGCAGCGGGTCCTCATGCAGCGGGATGCCCATGCCTTCGAACAGGGCCTGGAGCCGGTCCTGGCAGATGCGCTGGCAGTACTTCTTGTAGGCGCCGTCCTTGTCCAACACCGCGAACAGCGAGAACAACGTCATCTGGAGTTGCTGCGGCAGCGACAGGCCCGCCGTGTGGCTCAGCGCCACGGCCCGGCTGTCCGCCACCATCCGGTCGATGAACTTCAGCCGCCCCGGGTGCAGGGAGATGGCGCCATACCGCGCCTCCAGCAGCGCGCGCTCCGACGCGGGCTGCTTCGCCAGCGCCTCATCCAGGATGTTGTCCTCGTGGAGCGCCACCACGCCCAACCGCCAGCCCGTGCATCCGAAGTGCTTGGAGTACGAGTACACCAGCAGCGTGTTGCGCGGCAGGTCCGCGGCCAGCGAGCGGAAGCCGTTGACGAACGTGCCGTAGACATCATCGGTGATGATCAACAGGTCCGGCCGGCGCTTGCGCACCAGCTCCACCAGCTTGTGGACGGACTCCTTCCGCATCGCCACCGCGCCCGGGTTGGATGGGTTGACGACGAAGAACGCCTTGACGCGCGGGTCCTCCAGCTTGCGCAGCTCCGCGTCCGGGTACTGCCAGGTGAGGCGGCCATCCTTCGAGGTGGCGCTCTGAAGGATGTCCACCGTGCGCAGGCTGAACTCCTCCAGGCGGGGAATCTCCAGGTAGGGCGTGAAGAGGGGCGCGCCCAGCGCGAGGGTGTCTCCCTTGCGCAAGAGGCCATTCACCATCAGGGAGTGGAAGAGGTAGGTCATCGCGGCGGTGCCGCCCTCCACCGCGAACAAATCGAAGCGCCCGGACGGCGGCCGTCCCGCGAACAGCTCCTGCGCCAGGTACTCCTGCACGATGCGCTCACCGTGGGCGAGCATCCGGTCCGGCACCGGATAGTTGTCCCCGATGACGGCGTCCGTGAGCTCCCAGACGAACCGGTCCGGGTTGAAGCCGAGCGTATGCACCCCGTACGTCAGCGCGCCGCGCAACAGCTCCACGGCGGGCTCGTCATCGCTGGCCTCCAGGAAGTCCTGCAGGCGTCTGGCGATGCCCGGGGACCGGGGCATGCCCGCGAGCCCCACCTCGGGGACGTCCCACGCCCGCCGGCTCTCCGCGAGCGCGAACTGCCCCAGGAGGAAGAAGGCCTCGCGCGGCGTGGTGGCAATCCAGTTGGGATTGCCCCGGCCGGCGTTGAGCATCACGGCCTCGCGGGTCTTCACGGCCTCGTCCGCGACCGGGAGCAGCGCGCCCTTCAGCTCGAAGGGGCTGAGCCTGTGGAGCTTGCGTTCGGAAGGGGCTCCCGGGGCCTCGGGCGTCTGCTCGGTCATGGTGTCCTCCTCCATCGTCTGTCCAAGGTGAGCCACCTGCGGGGACGTGGGCCATGCGCCACGGGGTGGGGCGGGCGGAGGTGGCGGGCGGTTGGCCGGGCTCAGCGAAAAAAGACGACCCGCGAGCGCACTCGGCCGAGCAGCAACGAATGAAAGGTCGGGGCCGGACACACAAGTCCGGCAAGCACCGTGGAAGCGAGACCCGCCATGTCTTCATTGAGTTGCCGTGTCGCCACCGCGCAGCGCGAACTGGATGACGCGCTCCGCATCCGTTACCGGGTTTTTGGCGAGGAGATGCGGATGCTGGGGCCCAAGCGGCCCCGGGCCCCGCGCGAAGCGGACTGCTTCGACACGCTCCGCAGCACCTCTCACGTCGTCGTCTACGCGGGCGCCGAGCCGGTGGCGACCGCCCGGCTGTTGACGCCCAACGCGGAGGTGGCGGCCTTCGCGGACACGGTCGTGGGCCTGGACATCGAGAAGAAGCTGGACCTGTCGGAGCTCGTCGCGCCGGGCCGCGTGTTCGCGGAGACCACGCGCTACTGCGTCACCCGGAGCTACCGGAACTCCGCCGTGCTGCGCCTCCAGGCCGGCCTGTACCGCGAGAGCCGCAGGCGCGGCGTCACCCACTGGATCGCCGCCGCGAACATGGAGACGGACAGCCAGGAGGAGGCGGACCTCTACTTCCTCGCCGCCGCGCGCCGGGGCTGGGTGAGCGACGGCTTCCGCGTGCGGACCCGGGAGTTTCCCCCGCCGCCCGCGGAGCCCCTGGCGGCCCGGCTCACCGTGGAGGATCGCGCCCAGGCCCGCGAGGGCCACCTGGACGCCCTGCGCATGCCGCCCGTGCTGTCGCTGTTCGCGGACAAGATGGGCGCGCGCTTCATCGCGCCGCCGCACTTCGATCCCGCCTTCAACCGCTTCACCGTGCCGCTCGTCGCCGCGCTGGATGCCATTCCGCAGCGGACGCTGAACCTCTTCGACTCGCTGGACGCCGACGCCGCCTGACGTAAGGCCGGCGCGCTCCTTCCTCCCCCCTTCACCCTCAACGCAACACCCACCGGGCCTTTCACAGGGCCCCTGTCAGGAGACGTGTATGTGCAAGCAGCCCAGGCATGAGCAGACGGCGAAGATGGACTGGCTGGACTCCCTGCGGCACGAGGCGCGGATGCTCGTGCATGAGCTGGATGGGACGCCGGGCGTCCGGCGCCTCTTCGAGGGGCGCATCCGCCAGGACGACTACGTCCACTACCTCATCCAGACGTACCAGTACGTGCGGTGGAGCGAGGGCTTCTTCACCGAGTCCGGCGAGCGCACGAAGCGCGAGGGCCAGAATCCCGCGCTCGCGGACCTGCTGTTCCAGAAGGCGCGCGAGGAGAAGGGCCATGAGCAGTGGTTGCTCAAGGACCTGAAGGCCCTGGGCTGGACGGAGGAGCGCGTGGAGCGCGCGCCCATCTGCCCCGCCGTGCGCGCCTACGTGGAGTGGAACCGCTTCACCACGCAGTCGGGCGTGCCCACCGCGTTCCTGGGCACGGCCTACGTGCTGGAGTATCTGTCCGTGAACCGGGCCCCAGGCTCCGTGGACCGGCTCATCGCGGAGAGCGGCATCCCCAACATCCACAAGGCCGTCCTCTTCCTCAAGGGCCACGGCGCCGCGGACGGCGACCACGTGGCGGACCTGGAGACGGAGCTGCGCAAGCTCACGTCCCCGGAGGAGCAGGCCGCGCTGCTCCTCTCCGCCCGCACCACGCGCACCCTGTTCCCGAAGTTCTTCCGGGAGCCCTGAGCGCGCCCCCGGACCTCCTCACCCTGGCTTCTGCCTCCAGGCGGCCTGGTAGAGGAGGTCCGTGCGGCTCTCGATGCCCAGCTTGGGGAAGATGTTGCGCAGGTGCGTCTTCACCGTGTTGAGCGTCAGGCCCAGGTCCTCGGCGATGAGCTCGTTCGTCCAGTTGCTGAGGACCCCTTGAACTACTTCCACCTCCCGCCGGGAGAGCTTCTGGCGCCAGGGCTCCGGCATGGGGATGCCCCTCGAGCACTCCTGCAACACCAGTCCCCAGGGCTGGTGGCCGCGTTGCTCCGGCAGCTCCACGAACGTCACCTTCAGGTCATGCTTCGCTCCGGAGCGTGTCCACGTGTCCATGCCCGGGGCCCGCTTCGTTCCCAGGACCTGGAGGCGCGTCAGGTGCTCGCGCAGCTCCTGGGGCAGGCGCGAGTCATCCGCCTTCAGCTCCTCCGGGTACCAGCGCCGCAAGAGCGCTGTCGCTCCCGGAGTCCTCAGCTTCTCGTGCTCGGGTGGCTCCATCACGACGCACTCGGCGCCCTGGTGGTGGAAGAGGGCGTCCAGCAGGTCTCCCCGCGTCGCCTCGTGCGCGAACATCCGGCAGTTGCGTACCGTGTTCGCCAGGTAGGGCGTCAGGTCCTCCAGCAGGGCCTGCTCCCGTTCGGAGAAGGGCAGGGCGTGCTCCCGGTACAGCGTGAAGCCGCCGTGCCAGTCCTGCCGCAGGTCCAGCAGCACCGCCAGGACATGCTCCAGGGGCAGCCCCATCTCCCGGCAGCGCAGGTACAGGAGATTGCGCTTCAATTCCTTGCGCGACATCAGGTCCGTGGCCAGCTCCGGGTAGTGCGCGAAGAGGACGCCCGGGG
This DNA window, taken from Corallococcus coralloides DSM 2259, encodes the following:
- a CDS encoding GNAT family N-acetyltransferase, with translation MSSLSCRVATAQRELDDALRIRYRVFGEEMRMLGPKRPRAPREADCFDTLRSTSHVVVYAGAEPVATARLLTPNAEVAAFADTVVGLDIEKKLDLSELVAPGRVFAETTRYCVTRSYRNSAVLRLQAGLYRESRRRGVTHWIAAANMETDSQEEADLYFLAAARRGWVSDGFRVRTREFPPPPAEPLAARLTVEDRAQAREGHLDALRMPPVLSLFADKMGARFIAPPHFDPAFNRFTVPLVAALDAIPQRTLNLFDSLDADAA
- a CDS encoding sigma-70 family RNA polymerase sigma factor, with protein sequence MDPLIRSLKNHLGCTYDDANASAADAVFAYLRHPERFDAGRSTLWNFLSQIARRRAHDSYRSRTSRTRREKDPRTISEVHPSAPKDGVEGFAVVQQRLERLEERIRKAGLPQRDIAGIRVIFLHEGRVPAQEMAEALGLSHLPPGERLHQVRRHTERLRGLLRSLYMEDSDVDS
- a CDS encoding iron-containing redox enzyme family protein is translated as MCKQPRHEQTAKMDWLDSLRHEARMLVHELDGTPGVRRLFEGRIRQDDYVHYLIQTYQYVRWSEGFFTESGERTKREGQNPALADLLFQKAREEKGHEQWLLKDLKALGWTEERVERAPICPAVRAYVEWNRFTTQSGVPTAFLGTAYVLEYLSVNRAPGSVDRLIAESGIPNIHKAVLFLKGHGAADGDHVADLETELRKLTSPEEQAALLLSARTTRTLFPKFFREP
- a CDS encoding bifunctional aspartate transaminase/aspartate 4-decarboxylase; this encodes MTEQTPEAPGAPSERKLHRLSPFELKGALLPVADEAVKTREAVMLNAGRGNPNWIATTPREAFFLLGQFALAESRRAWDVPEVGLAGMPRSPGIARRLQDFLEASDDEPAVELLRGALTYGVHTLGFNPDRFVWELTDAVIGDNYPVPDRMLAHGERIVQEYLAQELFAGRPPSGRFDLFAVEGGTAAMTYLFHSLMVNGLLRKGDTLALGAPLFTPYLEIPRLEEFSLRTVDILQSATSKDGRLTWQYPDAELRKLEDPRVKAFFVVNPSNPGAVAMRKESVHKLVELVRKRRPDLLIITDDVYGTFVNGFRSLAADLPRNTLLVYSYSKHFGCTGWRLGVVALHEDNILDEALAKQPASERALLEARYGAISLHPGRLKFIDRMVADSRAVALSHTAGLSLPQQLQMTLFSLFAVLDKDGAYKKYCQRICQDRLQALFEGMGIPLHEDPLRTAYYQTLDLEAWCREHIGEDFVRFIKDHHDPLELVFTLARRHGVVLLNGSGIDGPPWSARVSLANLEDTAYPRIGRDLQEEVRRAIDAWKKAGGDLH
- a CDS encoding helix-turn-helix transcriptional regulator, with protein sequence MNLTAHEQGLVLELTRALASSLDLTEVLARAQGILTQLLPCDYAALCVSRPERPGDYEWLGLGAPGVLFAHYPELATDLMSRKELKRNLLYLRCREMGLPLEHVLAVLLDLRQDWHGGFTLYREHALPFSEREQALLEDLTPYLANTVRNCRMFAHEATRGDLLDALFHHQGAECVVMEPPEHEKLRTPGATALLRRWYPEELKADDSRLPQELREHLTRLQVLGTKRAPGMDTWTRSGAKHDLKVTFVELPEQRGHQPWGLVLQECSRGIPMPEPWRQKLSRREVEVVQGVLSNWTNELIAEDLGLTLNTVKTHLRNIFPKLGIESRTDLLYQAAWRQKPG
- a CDS encoding ImmA/IrrE family metallo-endopeptidase, with the protein product MKPAWLREAVEASGLPPPDVFPHDLAADASMRLPVRPVGLRDLSSEKVRQWLAQRGRTVEVGYHRQMHGCMVAWEGKGLVFFDRDDGPAEQRFTVAHELGHFFLDHLLPRKRALEFFGDGIRDVLDQKRPPTREESLTSVLEGVPIGVQIHLMDRGPTGDIGKGVVARAEQRADRLALEWLAPSKHARQVMQDGPEDTQEQRLAQHFGLPEHMAETYARILRREEGRSRFSIVSFLGEDAG